A stretch of the bacterium SCSIO 12827 genome encodes the following:
- a CDS encoding oxidoreductase codes for MSTFKGLLLEETDGKVSSSIQDIDEARLPEGDVTVAVKYSTINYKDGMVINGLGRLVRDYPHVSGIDFSGVVEASDNPNYKPGDEVILTGWRVGEVHWGGHAQKARVKGDWLVPMPKGLDLKRAMAVGTAGFTAMLAIMTLEDHGLTPENDGEVLVTGGSGGVGSVATSILANLGYRVAASTGSPESHAYLKDLGATTIVDRAELEEAPKGPLARERWSGAIDNVGGPTLHTVLATLKYWGTCASVGNAGSFKLETTVLPFLLRGINLCGIDSATCPKDRRVTAWNRIAKDLPLDKLDALTETAGLSDLPDLAGKILKGQLRGRTVIDVNS; via the coding sequence ATGTCCACGTTCAAAGGACTTTTGCTCGAAGAAACCGACGGCAAGGTTTCGTCGTCCATTCAGGACATCGACGAGGCCCGCCTGCCCGAGGGCGACGTCACCGTTGCCGTCAAGTATTCGACCATCAACTACAAGGACGGCATGGTCATCAACGGCCTGGGCCGCTTGGTGCGGGATTATCCGCATGTCTCCGGCATCGATTTTTCCGGCGTCGTCGAAGCCTCCGACAACCCCAACTACAAGCCCGGCGACGAGGTCATCCTGACCGGCTGGCGCGTGGGCGAGGTTCATTGGGGCGGCCATGCCCAGAAGGCGCGGGTCAAGGGCGACTGGCTGGTGCCCATGCCCAAGGGGCTGGACCTCAAGCGCGCCATGGCCGTTGGTACGGCGGGCTTTACGGCCATGCTGGCGATCATGACCCTGGAAGACCATGGCTTGACCCCGGAAAACGACGGCGAGGTGCTGGTCACCGGCGGCTCCGGCGGGGTCGGTTCCGTTGCCACGTCGATCCTGGCCAATCTGGGATACCGGGTCGCGGCGTCGACCGGCAGTCCGGAATCCCACGCCTATCTGAAGGATCTGGGGGCGACCACCATCGTCGACCGGGCTGAACTGGAAGAAGCGCCCAAGGGGCCGCTTGCCCGCGAACGCTGGTCCGGCGCCATCGACAACGTCGGCGGGCCGACCCTGCACACGGTGCTGGCGACGCTCAAGTACTGGGGCACCTGTGCCTCGGTCGGCAATGCCGGGTCGTTCAAGCTGGAAACCACGGTTCTGCCGTTCTTGCTGCGCGGCATCAACCTGTGCGGCATCGACAGCGCGACCTGTCCCAAGGACCGGCGCGTCACCGCCTGGAACCGCATCGCCAAGGACCTGCCGCTCGACAAGCTGGACGCGCTGACCGAGACGGCCGGTTTGAGCGACCTGCCGGACCTGGCCGGGAAAATCCTCAAGGGCCAATTGCGCGGGCGCACGGTGATCGACGTCAATTCATGA
- the pyrC gene encoding dihydroorotase: protein MTNQQTLTIRRPDDWHVHFRDGAMMAAVVPFTARQMARAIVMPNLMPPVTTAALAAAYRDRILAAVPDGVDFTPLMTAYLTDKTDPDDLAAGFRDGVLTAVKYYPAGATTNSDSGVTAIDKVTPVLERMADIGMPLLVHGEVTDADVDVFDREAVFIERTLAPLAARLPSLKVVLEHITTADAVAFVEGAGPNVGATVTAHHLVINRTDIFRGGIRPHLYCLPIAKREVHRQALVKAATSGNAKFFLGTDTAPHAAHAKETACGCAGIFSAPAAIEVYAEVFDKAGALDQLEAFASLNGPAYYGLPVNDATITLERKSWDQPEAVDLPDGGRLVSFRGGETLAWRLTG, encoded by the coding sequence GTGACTAACCAACAGACCCTGACCATCCGCCGGCCCGACGACTGGCACGTGCATTTCCGTGACGGTGCCATGATGGCCGCCGTCGTGCCTTTCACGGCGCGCCAGATGGCGCGCGCCATCGTCATGCCCAATCTGATGCCGCCGGTGACCACGGCGGCCCTGGCGGCGGCATACCGGGACCGCATTTTGGCCGCCGTGCCGGACGGCGTCGATTTCACGCCCCTGATGACGGCTTACCTGACCGATAAGACGGACCCGGATGACCTGGCCGCCGGGTTCCGCGATGGCGTGCTGACGGCGGTGAAGTACTATCCTGCCGGGGCCACGACCAATTCGGATTCCGGCGTCACCGCCATCGACAAAGTCACGCCGGTGTTGGAACGCATGGCCGATATCGGCATGCCGCTTCTGGTGCATGGCGAGGTTACGGACGCCGACGTCGACGTGTTCGACCGTGAGGCCGTGTTCATCGAACGGACCCTGGCCCCCCTGGCGGCGCGCCTGCCGAGCCTGAAGGTCGTGTTGGAACATATCACCACGGCCGACGCCGTGGCCTTCGTCGAAGGGGCGGGGCCCAATGTTGGGGCCACGGTGACGGCCCACCATCTGGTCATCAACCGCACGGATATCTTCCGGGGCGGCATCCGACCGCACCTTTATTGCCTGCCCATTGCAAAACGTGAGGTCCACCGCCAGGCCCTAGTCAAGGCCGCGACCTCGGGCAATGCCAAGTTCTTCTTAGGGACCGACACGGCCCCCCACGCGGCCCATGCCAAGGAAACGGCCTGCGGCTGCGCCGGGATATTCTCGGCCCCGGCGGCGATCGAGGTCTATGCTGAGGTGTTCGACAAGGCGGGTGCGCTCGACCAGCTGGAAGCCTTCGCTTCGCTCAATGGCCCCGCGTATTACGGCCTGCCCGTGAACGACGCGACGATCACCCTGGAACGCAAGTCCTGGGACCAGCCCGAGGCCGTGGACCTGCCGGACGGCGGCCGCCTGGTTTCCTTCCGGGGCGGGGAAACCCTCGCCTGGCGGTTGACCGGCTGA
- the asnB gene encoding asparagine synthase (glutamine-hydrolyzing), giving the protein MCGIAGIMTRDGSAPPAGVLDALAVALAHRGPDGHGRHVDGDVGLIQTRLAIIDLETGDQPIAAKGPDGNEAVLVANGEIYNYVEVKLDLGRVPFKTRSDCEVPLQLYLREELGFTDHLRGMYAIAIHDRARGRLVLTRDPFGIKPLYFTQSGSAFAFASEPQALIRAGLATARLNPMARDEMLQMQFSSGRETPFAGIERVLPGETLIVEKGRVIGRNRMSALPEGPPKGLGRSDALMRLDDLLDDAVGVHQRSDVPYGMFFSGGIDSTVLLAMMSRLNERPVTAFTAGFSGTQVHDERALAREIAAHMGADHHEVEFGAADFWGLLPEIAAAVDDPAADYAVLPSYKLAQTARAAGIKVILSGEGGDEVFAGYGRYRRATRWRLLGGRPMRERGALEGLGVLREETRAWRGGIEMAGEEAQGKGWTPLQRVQAVDMADWLPNDLLTKLDRCLMAHGVEGRVPFLDTKLAAFGFGLPDGLKVRRGRGKWLLRKWLEKVVPMARPFAAKRGFTVPVGEWIVAEGQRLGPLVAAQAGVAEICRPDAVASLFRNAGKREMQAAWTLLFYAVWHQHHILGGVPKGGVLEVLGEAV; this is encoded by the coding sequence ATGTGCGGTATCGCAGGCATCATGACACGAGACGGCTCCGCCCCGCCGGCGGGGGTTCTCGACGCGCTGGCCGTTGCCCTGGCCCATCGCGGGCCCGACGGCCACGGCCGTCATGTCGACGGCGACGTGGGCTTGATCCAGACGCGGTTGGCGATCATCGACCTGGAAACGGGCGACCAACCGATCGCCGCCAAGGGGCCTGACGGCAACGAGGCGGTCCTGGTCGCCAACGGCGAAATCTATAATTACGTCGAGGTCAAATTGGACCTGGGCCGGGTGCCGTTCAAGACGCGGTCCGACTGCGAGGTGCCGCTGCAGCTTTACCTGCGCGAGGAACTGGGTTTCACCGACCATCTGCGCGGCATGTACGCCATCGCCATTCACGACCGTGCGCGCGGCCGCCTGGTGCTGACCCGCGACCCGTTCGGGATCAAGCCGTTGTACTTCACCCAGTCGGGATCGGCCTTTGCCTTCGCGTCGGAACCGCAGGCGCTGATCCGCGCCGGACTGGCGACGGCGCGCCTCAATCCCATGGCACGGGACGAGATGCTGCAGATGCAGTTCTCTTCCGGCCGGGAAACGCCTTTCGCCGGGATTGAGCGGGTGTTGCCGGGGGAAACCCTGATCGTCGAGAAGGGCCGGGTGATCGGGCGCAACCGGATGTCGGCCCTGCCTGAAGGCCCGCCCAAGGGCCTGGGCCGGTCGGATGCCTTGATGCGGCTTGATGATCTGCTGGATGACGCGGTCGGGGTGCATCAGCGCTCGGACGTGCCCTACGGTATGTTCTTTTCCGGGGGCATCGATTCCACGGTCCTGTTGGCGATGATGTCGCGCCTGAACGAACGGCCGGTCACGGCCTTCACCGCCGGATTCTCGGGCACCCAGGTCCATGATGAACGCGCCCTGGCCCGCGAGATCGCGGCCCATATGGGCGCCGACCATCACGAGGTCGAATTCGGGGCCGCGGATTTCTGGGGCCTATTGCCGGAGATCGCCGCCGCCGTCGATGACCCGGCGGCCGATTATGCCGTGCTGCCCAGCTACAAACTGGCCCAGACGGCCCGCGCGGCCGGGATCAAGGTGATTCTGTCCGGTGAGGGCGGGGACGAGGTGTTCGCCGGCTACGGCCGCTATCGCCGGGCCACGCGCTGGCGCCTGCTGGGCGGCCGCCCCATGCGCGAACGGGGGGCGCTGGAAGGCCTGGGCGTCCTGCGCGAGGAAACCCGCGCCTGGCGAGGCGGTATCGAGATGGCGGGGGAAGAGGCCCAGGGTAAAGGCTGGACGCCTCTGCAGCGGGTCCAGGCCGTGGATATGGCCGACTGGTTGCCCAACGACCTTCTGACCAAGCTTGATCGCTGCCTGATGGCCCATGGGGTCGAGGGCCGGGTGCCGTTTTTGGACACCAAGCTGGCGGCTTTCGGCTTCGGCCTGCCGGACGGGCTGAAGGTGCGGCGTGGGCGTGGCAAATGGCTGCTTCGCAAATGGTTGGAAAAGGTCGTGCCGATGGCCCGGCCGTTCGCCGCCAAGCGTGGATTCACCGTGCCCGTGGGCGAATGGATCGTGGCCGAGGGCCAGCGCCTGGGTCCGCTTGTCGCGGCCCAGGCGGGGGTCGCCGAAATCTGCCGTCCGGACGCGGTCGCCAGCCTGTTCCGAAATGCCGGAAAACGCGAAATGCAAGCCGCCTGGACGCTTCTGTTTTATGCCGTCTGGCACCAACACCACATCCTGGGCGGCGTGCCCAAGGGCGGCGTCCTCGAAGTCTTGGGAGAGGCCGTCTAA
- a CDS encoding glycosyltransferase: MQAMAGAEFGGAEAFFVRLVRALNRAGLEQRVLIRENKARANALRDAGIEPLELPFGGMLDRRTPRAFKHEIKTFQPQIVMTWMNRASKMCPKGDFVQVGRLGGYYDLKYYRTCDHLIGNTEDIVSHIVGQGWDKSRAHYLPNFVSEDQAEPLSRRSLYTPENAVLILALGRLHENKGFDVLLRAMARVPNTYLWLAGDGPLRESLEKQAEDLGIKPRVRFLGWREDTAELFAACDLFVCPSRHEPLGNVVLEAWAQGVPVIAADSMGPGTLIDHMDSGILVPVDDSDALARAVRAVIDDYELADHIARRGREVYEQRFTEGQVVQRYLDFFQSIVTNREN, from the coding sequence ATGCAGGCCATGGCGGGGGCGGAATTCGGCGGTGCCGAAGCGTTCTTCGTGCGCCTTGTCCGCGCCCTGAACCGCGCCGGGCTGGAGCAGCGCGTGCTGATCCGCGAGAACAAGGCCCGCGCGAATGCCCTGCGCGACGCCGGGATCGAACCCTTGGAACTGCCGTTCGGCGGCATGCTCGACCGCCGTACGCCGCGCGCCTTCAAACACGAGATCAAGACGTTCCAGCCGCAGATCGTCATGACCTGGATGAACCGGGCCAGCAAGATGTGCCCCAAGGGCGATTTCGTCCAGGTCGGCCGATTGGGCGGCTATTACGACCTGAAGTATTACCGCACCTGTGATCACCTGATCGGCAACACGGAAGACATCGTCAGTCATATCGTCGGTCAGGGGTGGGACAAAAGCCGGGCCCATTATCTGCCCAATTTCGTGTCCGAGGATCAGGCCGAGCCGCTTAGTCGCCGGTCCCTCTACACGCCTGAAAATGCCGTCCTGATCCTGGCCCTCGGCCGGCTGCACGAAAACAAGGGCTTCGACGTGCTGCTGCGCGCCATGGCGCGGGTGCCCAACACCTATCTGTGGCTGGCCGGTGACGGACCCTTGCGTGAAAGCCTGGAAAAGCAGGCGGAAGACCTGGGCATCAAGCCCCGGGTCCGTTTCCTCGGCTGGCGCGAAGACACGGCGGAACTGTTCGCCGCCTGTGATCTGTTCGTCTGCCCGTCGCGCCATGAGCCGCTGGGCAATGTGGTGCTGGAGGCCTGGGCCCAGGGGGTTCCGGTGATTGCCGCCGACAGCATGGGCCCGGGCACCCTGATCGATCATATGGATTCCGGCATTCTGGTGCCGGTCGATGATTCAGACGCCCTGGCCCGCGCCGTGCGTGCGGTGATCGACGATTACGAATTGGCGGACCATATCGCCCGGCGCGGCCGCGAGGTTTATGAACAGAGATTCACGGAAGGCCAAGTCGTGCAGCGTTATCTGGACTTTTTTCAATCGATTGTTACCAATCGGGAAAACTGA
- a CDS encoding glycosyltransferase family 4 protein codes for MARIVLADDGIEFDGRTPEERPLGGAESSLVFLMETLAARGHEVSVHNNCQASLVHKGVTWAPLKAGMPDKADLFIANRGDKVLPLMPRAGRTVFWTHNPATYMVKWRYLSKLWKYADAIVFIGDYHATTYPGWCPVKNRVVIPYGLPDDFCNAQPAPAPPGPRAVFSSNPLRGLDWLLDRWAGDIQPHVPGAELVLFTGAAVYGSAGDRKADPMAKVLDKAKSLEEKGVRLPGPVPKQRLIDEFRQARCMLYRGDINETFCMAVGEAQAMGMPAVVTDLGSMRERVIDGETGFVAGDDQAFADAAVKLLSDDALWSAQQAAALEKQRSWRWPEAAEAWERLLP; via the coding sequence ATGGCGCGTATCGTCCTGGCCGACGACGGCATTGAATTCGACGGCCGCACGCCCGAGGAACGCCCCTTGGGCGGTGCGGAAAGCTCCCTCGTGTTCCTGATGGAAACGTTGGCGGCGCGCGGGCACGAGGTTTCTGTCCATAACAACTGTCAGGCCTCCCTGGTGCACAAGGGTGTGACCTGGGCCCCTTTGAAGGCGGGAATGCCCGACAAGGCGGACCTGTTCATCGCCAATCGGGGGGACAAGGTCCTGCCGCTGATGCCGCGGGCGGGGCGCACCGTGTTCTGGACCCATAATCCGGCGACCTACATGGTCAAATGGCGGTATCTTTCCAAGTTGTGGAAATACGCCGACGCCATCGTGTTCATCGGCGACTATCACGCGACGACCTATCCCGGTTGGTGCCCGGTCAAAAACCGCGTGGTCATCCCCTACGGTTTGCCTGACGATTTCTGCAATGCTCAGCCGGCCCCGGCCCCGCCGGGACCCCGCGCGGTGTTTTCCTCCAACCCGCTGCGCGGGCTTGATTGGCTACTCGACCGCTGGGCCGGGGACATTCAGCCTCACGTGCCGGGGGCGGAATTGGTGCTGTTCACGGGTGCTGCCGTATACGGCAGCGCGGGCGATCGCAAGGCAGACCCCATGGCGAAAGTTCTCGACAAGGCCAAATCGTTGGAAGAAAAAGGGGTCCGATTGCCGGGCCCGGTGCCCAAGCAACGCCTCATTGACGAATTCCGACAGGCCAGATGCATGCTTTATCGTGGTGACATCAACGAGACCTTTTGCATGGCCGTGGGCGAGGCCCAGGCCATGGGCATGCCCGCCGTAGTGACCGACCTGGGCTCCATGCGCGAACGGGTGATCGACGGTGAAACGGGCTTCGTCGCCGGCGACGACCAGGCCTTCGCCGATGCCGCCGTGAAATTGCTGAGCGACGACGCCCTGTGGTCGGCGCAACAGGCCGCAGCGCTTGAAAAGCAACGATCCTGGCGTTGGCCCGAGGCTGCCGAAGCCTGGGAAAGGTTGCTGCCGTGA
- a CDS encoding glycosyltransferase family 2 protein, whose product MTGPRLSIVVCAHNEAAHLADCLATLGFGDELVVLADKCTDATAKIARRFTDRVIEGAWDPEGTRRNAAIDACTGDWILEVDADERVPDALAQEIRAVIATTSHDWHEILVDNYIGDRLVRWGWGASFGKAAYPGLFRKGVKRWGPQRVHPALTWTGTKGPMLTNRLDHYVDRNVSDMLKRLDSYTTARAADLRDTGQIGGFANNLRRFFTRFFKCYVRRKGYREGGYGFLIALCAGLYPLISHLKARLEDDSGNPKSGEV is encoded by the coding sequence GTGACCGGCCCCCGACTGTCCATTGTCGTCTGCGCCCATAACGAGGCCGCGCATCTGGCGGATTGCCTGGCGACCCTTGGCTTCGGAGATGAGCTGGTCGTGCTGGCCGACAAATGCACGGACGCGACCGCGAAAATCGCCCGCCGCTTCACGGACCGCGTGATCGAAGGGGCCTGGGATCCGGAAGGAACCCGCCGCAACGCCGCCATCGACGCCTGCACCGGCGACTGGATCCTGGAAGTCGACGCCGATGAACGGGTGCCGGACGCCCTGGCACAGGAAATCCGCGCCGTCATCGCCACAACGTCCCACGACTGGCATGAAATCCTGGTCGACAATTACATCGGCGACCGTCTGGTGCGCTGGGGCTGGGGGGCGAGCTTCGGCAAGGCCGCTTATCCGGGCCTGTTCAGGAAGGGCGTCAAGCGCTGGGGCCCGCAGCGGGTCCATCCCGCCCTGACCTGGACCGGTACCAAGGGGCCCATGCTGACCAACCGTCTCGATCATTACGTGGACCGCAATGTGTCCGATATGCTGAAGCGCCTCGACAGCTACACCACGGCGCGGGCGGCGGATCTGCGGGACACGGGCCAGATCGGCGGTTTCGCCAACAACCTGCGCCGTTTTTTCACCCGTTTCTTTAAATGCTACGTGCGGCGCAAGGGATACCGCGAAGGCGGCTACGGATTCCTGATCGCGCTGTGTGCCGGGCTCTATCCGCTGATTTCACACCTCAAGGCGCGGCTTGAGGACGACAGCGGCAATCCGAAAAGCGGGGAGGTCTGA
- a CDS encoding glycosyltransferase family 9 protein has protein sequence MAKSILFVTATRIGDAVLSMGILGRLVRDNPGARVTVACGRAAAPLFDAVPGLERVIILDKKPYSLHWLGLWAECVGRWWSILVDLRNAPLTYLIPAARKFRMGRKGAGHRLERYAQIMGITDEVPAPKIWITDAHRATADRLMPKGQPVLAIGPTANWQGKTWPQDRFADLVARLTGDQGILPGAAVAVFGHETERDSVQGFLDSIPEDRRIDLVGRISLLEAYACLERASLYVGNDSGLMHLAAAAGVPTLGLFGPTQDQLYGPWGGHCRVVRGTAFLDIFPEDYDWENSPSLMNTLSVDAVADAASDLWIDCKEAAS, from the coding sequence ATGGCAAAAAGCATCCTGTTCGTCACGGCGACGCGGATCGGTGACGCGGTCCTGTCCATGGGGATTCTGGGCCGCCTGGTCCGGGATAACCCGGGGGCACGTGTGACCGTCGCCTGCGGGCGGGCCGCGGCCCCCCTGTTCGATGCCGTGCCCGGCCTGGAGCGGGTCATTATCCTGGATAAAAAGCCCTATTCTCTGCATTGGCTGGGGTTGTGGGCGGAATGCGTCGGTCGGTGGTGGTCGATCCTGGTCGACCTGCGCAACGCGCCCCTGACCTACCTGATCCCGGCCGCCCGGAAATTCCGCATGGGGCGCAAGGGGGCGGGCCACCGGCTTGAACGTTATGCCCAGATCATGGGCATCACCGACGAGGTGCCGGCGCCGAAAATCTGGATCACGGACGCCCATCGTGCCACGGCGGACCGCCTGATGCCCAAGGGCCAGCCCGTGCTGGCCATCGGCCCCACGGCCAACTGGCAGGGCAAGACCTGGCCCCAGGATCGCTTTGCGGATCTGGTGGCGCGGCTGACCGGTGACCAGGGCATTCTGCCGGGGGCGGCCGTTGCCGTGTTCGGTCACGAGACGGAGCGGGACTCCGTGCAAGGGTTCCTGGACAGCATCCCCGAGGACCGGCGCATCGACCTGGTCGGGCGGATTTCCCTTCTCGAAGCCTATGCCTGCCTGGAACGGGCGTCGCTTTATGTCGGTAACGATTCCGGGCTGATGCATCTGGCGGCGGCGGCGGGCGTGCCGACCCTGGGGCTGTTCGGTCCCACGCAGGATCAGTTGTACGGCCCCTGGGGGGGGCATTGCCGCGTCGTGCGCGGGACGGCCTTCCTGGATATCTTTCCCGAAGATTACGACTGGGAAAATTCGCCGTCCCTGATGAACACATTGTCCGTCGATGCCGTCGCGGACGCGGCCAGCGACCTGTGGATCGACTGCAAGGAGGCGGCATCGTGA
- a CDS encoding folate-binding protein YgfZ gives MTEQTYVVLEDRGVLAITGDDARTFLQGLISNDINKVTPTHAIHAALLTPQGKYLHDFFIVEAAGGTLLLDGERARLDDLAKRLKLYKLRAKVTIEDQSAQWRVAALPGGAGADILGSDAGTAQAKDGGVLFVDPRLTALGARAILPADGAEAALSGLGLRAGDRAVYDILRLSLGVPDGSRDMVVDKSILLESGFDELNGVDWKKGCYMGQELTARTKYRGLIKKRLLPVEIEGTLPEPGTPVTLDGKEVGELRSTAADGSGGRGLALIRLEHLDAGPFEAAGAKITPHKPDWAILQTEP, from the coding sequence ATGACTGAACAGACCTATGTCGTCCTTGAGGACCGCGGCGTGCTCGCCATCACCGGCGACGACGCGCGGACCTTCCTTCAGGGGCTGATTTCCAACGATATCAACAAGGTCACCCCCACGCATGCCATACATGCGGCGCTACTGACGCCCCAGGGCAAGTACCTGCACGATTTCTTCATCGTCGAAGCCGCCGGCGGCACCTTGTTGCTGGACGGTGAGCGTGCGCGCCTGGACGATCTGGCCAAGCGCCTTAAGCTCTATAAATTGCGCGCCAAGGTCACGATTGAGGACCAAAGCGCGCAATGGCGCGTCGCCGCCCTTCCCGGCGGAGCGGGCGCAGACATCCTGGGTTCCGACGCCGGTACGGCGCAGGCCAAGGACGGCGGCGTGCTGTTCGTCGACCCGCGCCTGACGGCCCTGGGCGCGCGGGCCATCCTGCCCGCCGACGGCGCGGAAGCGGCGCTGAGCGGGCTTGGCCTCCGTGCCGGGGACCGCGCAGTCTACGACATCCTCCGCCTGAGCCTGGGCGTGCCCGACGGCAGCCGCGACATGGTGGTCGACAAGTCGATCCTGCTGGAAAGCGGGTTTGACGAGCTGAACGGCGTCGATTGGAAAAAAGGCTGCTACATGGGCCAGGAATTGACCGCCCGCACCAAGTACCGCGGCCTGATCAAGAAACGCCTGCTGCCCGTGGAGATCGAGGGCACCCTGCCCGAGCCAGGCACGCCGGTCACCCTGGACGGCAAGGAAGTGGGCGAACTGCGATCCACCGCCGCCGACGGGTCGGGCGGTCGCGGGCTGGCCTTGATTCGCCTGGAACATCTGGACGCCGGCCCGTTCGAGGCCGCCGGGGCCAAGATCACGCCGCACAAACCCGATTGGGCCATCCTTCAGACAGAACCGTAA
- a CDS encoding class I SAM-dependent methyltransferase — MTLFFFKKAARLLKPVARSYERRLAELGPDARAVFWKSEDHQLVRFETLYQVIDDADARAGGNTIADFGCGYCALFDFLKDTPALRGGRYVGYDMSKKMVEAARARIRDPRARFLQQITVTEPADYVFACGTYNMHINADAAEWGDYVKESLRELWAKTNKTLAFNLLRADAVEQYQGLFYVDGGEFLNFCQTELSPRATVTNDAPLPDYTFIVRR; from the coding sequence ATGACCTTGTTCTTTTTCAAAAAAGCAGCCCGCCTGCTGAAGCCCGTGGCGCGCAGCTATGAACGCCGGCTGGCCGAACTGGGCCCCGATGCCCGCGCCGTGTTCTGGAAAAGCGAAGACCATCAGCTCGTCCGGTTTGAAACGCTCTATCAGGTCATCGACGATGCCGACGCGCGGGCGGGCGGAAACACCATCGCCGACTTCGGCTGCGGTTATTGCGCTTTGTTCGATTTTCTCAAGGATACGCCAGCCCTCAGGGGCGGGCGGTACGTCGGCTATGACATGTCGAAAAAAATGGTCGAGGCCGCCCGGGCCCGCATCCGCGACCCCCGCGCCCGCTTCCTGCAACAGATCACCGTGACGGAGCCCGCCGATTACGTCTTCGCCTGCGGCACCTACAATATGCACATCAACGCCGACGCTGCGGAATGGGGCGACTATGTGAAGGAGAGCCTGCGCGAGCTTTGGGCCAAGACCAACAAGACCCTTGCCTTCAACCTGCTGCGCGCCGACGCGGTCGAACAGTATCAGGGCCTGTTCTATGTCGACGGTGGGGAGTTCCTGAATTTCTGCCAGACGGAGCTTTCACCCCGCGCAACCGTCACCAACGACGCCCCCCTGCCCGATTACACCTTCATCGTCAGGCGCTGA
- a CDS encoding amidase — MTEATPHPANDTMGITADAAERFLARAAEIEPTLRAFRSIDADRLRADAAALDALPEMRRGPLHGMLLAVKEVFDVGGYVCGWGTPIHDGRRPTTDARAVARLRAAGALVAGITVSSEYALSRTGPTTNPFDPARTPGASSQGSAAAVGAGLVPAALGSQTIGSIIRPASYCGCIGFKPTWGVIDLGGSMPLSGMLDHVGFLAADPNVAAALMDVLMPAVAGEPAGLPVTATVLRPWYPEGAAPAVTAALDGAADHLRAKDIEVDDGVLPDGVAAQEAGLIDVLLAYDMAKHHGGDFDTQGEMMSDRVRDYITRGRMMTAADYAAALTGRDKIAAVLDDWIGDGVVLMPATVDVAPLLGEGTGPREPQRLWTLGGQPAMTVPVTRSNGLPIGVQVIARRGADRRVLAVAALLFNNV, encoded by the coding sequence ATGACTGAGGCCACGCCCCATCCGGCCAACGACACGATGGGGATTACTGCCGACGCCGCCGAACGGTTCCTCGCCCGCGCCGCGGAAATCGAGCCCACCCTGCGCGCGTTCCGCAGCATCGACGCAGACCGTTTGCGCGCCGATGCGGCGGCCCTCGACGCCCTGCCGGAAATGCGGCGTGGGCCGCTTCATGGCATGCTGTTGGCGGTCAAGGAAGTGTTTGACGTCGGCGGGTACGTTTGCGGCTGGGGTACGCCGATTCACGACGGCCGCCGTCCGACGACGGATGCCCGCGCCGTGGCGCGCCTGCGTGCGGCGGGGGCGTTGGTGGCGGGCATCACCGTGTCCTCGGAATACGCCCTTTCCCGGACGGGCCCGACGACCAATCCGTTCGATCCGGCGCGCACTCCGGGGGCCTCATCCCAGGGATCGGCCGCCGCCGTGGGGGCCGGCTTGGTGCCGGCCGCGTTGGGGTCACAGACCATCGGCTCGATCATCCGCCCGGCGTCCTATTGCGGATGCATCGGGTTCAAGCCGACCTGGGGGGTGATCGACCTCGGCGGGTCCATGCCGCTGTCCGGGATGCTTGACCACGTCGGTTTTCTGGCCGCTGATCCAAACGTGGCGGCGGCGCTGATGGATGTGCTGATGCCGGCAGTGGCGGGAGAGCCCGCAGGCCTGCCGGTTACGGCGACCGTGCTGCGGCCGTGGTATCCCGAAGGTGCGGCTCCGGCGGTTACGGCCGCGCTTGATGGGGCGGCCGATCACCTGCGCGCCAAAGACATTGAGGTCGATGACGGGGTGTTGCCCGATGGTGTCGCCGCTCAGGAGGCGGGGTTGATCGACGTCCTACTGGCCTATGACATGGCAAAGCATCACGGCGGCGATTTCGACACCCAGGGTGAGATGATGAGCGACCGGGTGCGGGATTACATTACCCGGGGGCGCATGATGACGGCGGCGGATTACGCGGCGGCCCTGACCGGGCGTGATAAGATCGCCGCGGTATTGGATGACTGGATCGGCGACGGCGTGGTCCTGATGCCGGCGACGGTCGATGTCGCTCCCTTGCTGGGTGAGGGCACCGGCCCGCGCGAACCGCAGCGCTTGTGGACCCTGGGGGGGCAGCCGGCAATGACCGTGCCCGTGACACGGTCCAATGGCCTGCCGATCGGCGTGCAGGTGATCGCGCGGCGCGGCGCCGACCGCCGGGTGCTGGCCGTGGCCGCTCTGCTGTTCAACAACGTCTAG